The Hevea brasiliensis isolate MT/VB/25A 57/8 chromosome 1, ASM3005281v1, whole genome shotgun sequence genome has a window encoding:
- the LOC110652704 gene encoding uncharacterized protein LOC110652704 yields the protein MANRRPERMFSVKSSQQDGLFAISSVNSLSRAILSYTLPIDTTPLILVALSFRLKNTSRQVKVMNLGSLQLKPHFMPQMFKFLIQSLVRFQNYGGNLAKWELDI from the exons ATGGCTAACAGAAGACCTGAAAGGATGTTTTCTGTAAAGT ccTCACAACAAGACGGCCTTTTCGCCATCAGCTCTGTAAATTCTCTTTCGCGGGCAATTCTAAGCTATACTCTACCTATCGACACAACCCCGCTAATCCTAGTTGCTTTGAGTTTCAG GTTAAAAAACACATCAAGGCAGGTGAAGGTCATGAATTTGGGATCTTTACAGTTGAAACCCCATTTCATGCCTCAAATGTTCAAGTTCTTGATCCAGTCACTGG TCAGATTTCAAAACTATGGAGGAAACCTTGCGAAGTGGGAATTAGATATCTAG
- the LOC131179147 gene encoding cytochrome P450 71B36-like — protein MFIKLGFVPSVVVSSAEAAKEVLKTHDLCTCNRPVSDGSGILSYNYIDVGFPPYGDYWRKMQKICVLELFSAKRVQSFKYVREEEVTALVDFVSKSASSATPVDLSEKFMALTANIICRAAFGRSFKERGFRHERFQEVIHDCVDRLGTFSAADFFPYVGWIIDRLAGLHGRLERNFEEFDAFYEKVIDDHIKKGKEEAGPEDFIDVLLLEVERSQTEADDFQFTKDHIKAILMNIFIGGVDTGTTTMIWVMTELARHPRVMRKVQEEIRTCIGEKGKVSESDIEKLQYLRMVLKETYRLHPTGLLIREAMSEININGYVIHPKTLIQINVFAIGRDPTIWKNPEEFYPERFMDSHIDFTGQNFELLPFGAGRRGCPGMAMGLATVDLALANLLFHFDWKLPYNMKEEDISMEEAPGLVTCKKTPLLLLPVKYPLV, from the exons ATGTTTATAAAACTTGGTTTTGTACCTTCAGTTGTCGTCTCCTCTGCAGAGGCAGCTAAGGAGGTCTTGAAAACCCATGATCTTTGCACTTGCAATAGACCTGTCTCGGATG gcagtgg AATACTATCCTACAACTATATTGATGTAGGCTTCCCCCCGTATGGAGATTACTGGAGGAAGATGCAAAAGATTTGCGTTCTTGAGCTCTTCAGTGCCAAGAGAGTGCAGTCATTTAAATATGTTAGAGAAGAAGAGGTTACTGCACTCGTTGACTTTGTCTCCAAATCTGCTTCCTCTGCCACTCCTGTTGATCTAAGTGAGAAGTTTATGGCCTTGACTGCAAACATAATTTGCAGAGCAGCTTTTGGGAGGAGTTTTAAAGAGAGAGGATTCAGGCATGAAAGATTCCAAGAAGTGATCCATGATTGCGTAGACAGGCTTGGGACCTTCTCTGCAGCTGACTTCTTTCCTTACGTTGGCTGGATTATTGATAGACTCGCAGGTCTCCATGGAAGGCTTGAAAGAAACTTTGAAGAATTTGATGCTTTCTATGAAAAGGTTATAGATGATCATATTAAAAAGGGAAAGGAAGAGGCCGGACCTGAAGATTTTATTGATGTTTTACTGCTAGAGGTTGAGAGATCTCAAACCGAAGCTGATGATTTTCAATTCACCAAGGATCACATTAAAGCAATTCTCATg AACATATTTATAGGAGGAGTTGACACTGGAACAACAACTATGATTTGGGTCATGACAGAGCTGGCTAGACACCCTAGAGTTATGAGAAAAGTACAAGAAGAAATCAGAACTTGTATTGGAGAGAAAGGAAAAGTCTCTGAAAGTGACATTGAGAAGCTTCAATACCTAAGAATGGTATTGAAAGAAACTTATAGACTGCATCCAACAGGACTATTAATAAGAGAAGCTATGTCCGAAATCAACATCAATGGTTATGTGATTCATCCCAAAACCCTCATCCAAATCAACGTGTTTGCAATTGGAAGAGATCCTACGATTTGGAAAAACCCAGAAGAGTTTTATCCTGAAAGGTTTATGGACAGTCACATTGACTTCACTGGGCAGAATTTCGAGTTGTTACCATTTGGTGCTGGCAGGAGAGGTTGTCCTGGCATGGCTATGGGACTGGCTACGGTGGATCTTGCACTTGCAAACCTTCTGTTTCATTTTGATTGGAAGTTGCCTTATAACATGAAGGAGGAAGATATTAGCATGGAAGAGGCACCTGGTCTTGTAACTTGCAAGAAAACACCTTTATTACTTTTACCAGTTAAATATCCACTTGTATAA